A genomic stretch from Lycium ferocissimum isolate CSIRO_LF1 unplaced genomic scaffold, AGI_CSIRO_Lferr_CH_V1 ctg6749, whole genome shotgun sequence includes:
- the LOC132045485 gene encoding histone H2AX-like gives MPSTTATKSLGGRGKTSKATKSISRSHKAGLQFPVGRIARFLKKGRYAQRVGSGSPVYLSAVLEYLAAELLELAGNAARDNKKNRIIPRHIQLAVRNDEELSKLLGSTTIANGGVLPNIHQNLLPKKISKGKDGIGSVSQEF, from the coding sequence ATGCCTTCAACAACAGCAACAAAATCCTTAGGTGGTCGAGGAAAAACCTCAAAAGCAACAAAATCAATCTCAAGATCTCATAAAGCAGGTCTTCAATTCCCCGTTGGTCGAATCGCTCGGTTCTTGAAAAAGGGTCGTTATGCTCAGCGTGTTGGGTCAGGTTCACCCGTTTATCTGTCAGCGGTTCTTGAATACCTTGCTGCTGAATTGTTGGAACTTGCTGGCAATGCTGCGAGAGATAACAAGAAGAATAGGATTATTCCGAGGCATATACAACTTGCTGTGAGGAATGATGAGGAATTGAGCAAGTTGTTGGGATCTACTACTATTGCTAATGGTGGAGTTTTGCCTAATATTCATCAGAATTTGCTTCCGAAGAAAATTAGCAAGGGGAAAGATGGAATTGGTTCTGTTTCACAGGAATTTTAG
- the LOC132045480 gene encoding vicilin-like seed storage protein At2g18540 has product MSDKNTFSTPFQYCRILFKFFLFIVVISNVVINVTALKEQEGTPGWEWGLGPLVKRSERKSVVSTENGEVSLVRVSDGTAAFYHLQFITLEPNSLFLPVVLHADMVFYVHTGSGKLTWMDENERKSVDLRIGDVFRLPFGAIFFLESNLEPARQKLRVYSIFANSGDDIREPVNTPYSSIRDLVLGFDRKVLQAAFHVPEDVIEVLNGTEVPAIVHGVPKSTKKTLWEMEAQFMKSLLRRGSYSFFDIQRNKKKSTKLFNVFQEKPDFENCNGWSTVINRKKLPALKGSHIGIYVVNLTKGSMMGPHWNPTATEIGIAIQGGGMVRVVCSSTGTQQGCKNMRFRVDEGDVFAVPRFNPMAQMAFNNNSFVFVGFSTSTKRHHPQYLAGKASVLRTLDRQILEASFNVTNTTMDQILEAQGDSVILECTSCAEEEMRLMKEERRRAEEETRRKEEEEARKREEKQRRKEEEARKKEEEEARKAEEERREREAEETRRREEEAAREKEEERRRQQEEARKREEEEAKRQEEEIRRRQEEEEARKKEEEEEREKQEAEEARRKQEKKEARRRQEEEEEARRQEEEIRRRQEEQEARKREEEEETERQVEEERRRQEKEETRRQQEEEEEEARRRQEKEETRRQQEAEEDEARRREESRRQQEEEARRQEEEEEETRRSEEEEAREAERRRQEEAERQEEEARRQEEEAETRRQQEEEEARRQEGEEEEARGSEEESARRQEEEMERRHQEEEEEEEEEETKEEDRGRHELIRRRTFLNVA; this is encoded by the exons ATGTCGGATAAAAATACTTTCTCGACGCCATTTCAATATTGTAGAATCTTGTTTAAGTTTTTCTTGTTCATAGTTGTTATCAGTAATGTGGTGATCAATGTAACAGCTTTGAAGGAGCAAGAAGGAACCCCAGGTTGGGAATGGGGTTTGGGCCCTCTAGTAAAGAGATCAGAAAGAAAATCAGTAGTTTCAACTGAAAATGGGGAAGTCTCTTTAGTTAGAGTATCTGATGGAACCGCTGCATTTTATCATCTTCAGTTCATCACATTGGAGCCTAATTCCCTCTTCCTTCCTGTTGTTCTACATGCAGATATGGTCTTTTATGTCCACACTG GGTCGGGAAAATTGACTTGGATGGATGAAAATGAACGGAAGTCGGTGGATTTAAGAATAGGAGATGTTTTCAGGCTGCCTTTTGGAGCTATTTTCTTCTTAGAGAGCAACTTAGAGCCTGCAAGACAGAAACTTAGAGTTTATTCCATCTTTGCCAATTCAGGGGATGACATACGC GAGCCAGTTAACACACCATACTCCAGCATCCGCGATTTGGTTCTTGGATTTGATAGGAAAGTCCTCCAAGCGGCATTCCAT GTACCAGAGGATGTGATAGAAGTGCTGAATGGAACAGAAGTACCAGCCATCGTGCATGGTGTGCCAAAGTCAACAAAGAAGACCCTGTGGGAAATGGAGGCTCAGTTCATGAAAAGCCTTCTACGAAGGGGCAGTTACAGTTTCTTTGACATCCAAAGGAATAAAAAGAAGAGTACTAAATTGTTCAATGTTTTCCAAGAGAAACCAGATTTTGAGAATTGCAATGGCTGGAGCACGGTTATAAACAGGAAGAAACTGCCTGCACTAAAGGGTTCCCACATTGGCATTTACGTAGTGAACTTAACCAAAGGATCAATGATGGGGCCACACTGGAATCCAACGGCTACTGAAATTGGAATAGCAATTCAAGGAGGAGGAATGGTAAGGGTAGTTTGCTCAAGCACTGGAACACAACAGGGGTGCAAAAACATGAGGTTTAGAGTGGATGAAGGAGATGTATTTGCAGTGCCAAGATTTAATCCTATGGCACAAATGGCATTCAACAACAATTCATTTGTGTTTGTGGGGTTTAGTACATCTACAAAGAGACACCATCCTCAGTACCTAGCAGGGAAAGCTTCTGTCCTCCGTACATTGGATAGGCAAATCTTGGAAGCATCTTTCAATGTGACTAACACAACAATGGATCAAATTCTTGAAGCACAGGGTGATTCAGTTATACTGGAGTGTACATCTTGTGCTGAAGAAGAAATGAGGTTAATGAAGGAAGAAAGGAGGAGGGCAGAGGAGGAAACTAGGAGAAAGGAAGAAGAGGAAGCAAGGAAGAGGGAGGAAAAACAAAGGAGGAAAGAGGAAGAAgctagaaagaaagaagaggaagaagcaaGAAAGgctgaagaagaaagaagggaaagaGAAGCAGAggaaacaagaagaagagaagaggaGGCAGCTAgggaaaaagaggaagaaaggagGAGACAACAAGAAGAAGCAAGGAAAAGGGAGGAGGAGGAAGCTAAAAGGCAGGAAGAGGAAATTAGGAGGAGACaggaagaagaggaagctaggaaaaaagaagaggaagaagaaagggaaaaacAGGAAGCAGAGGAAGCAAGGAGAAAACAGGAAAAAAAGGAAGCAAGAAGAAGacaggaagaagaagaggaagcaAGGAGGCAGGAAGAGGAAATTAGAAGGAGGCAAGAAGAACAGGAAGCTAGGAAaagagaagaggaagaagaaacgGAAAGACAAGTAGAGGAAGAAAGGAGGAGACAGGAAAAAGAGGAAACAAGAAGACAAcaggaagaagaggaggaggaagCAAGGAGGAGACAGGAAAAAGAGGAAACAAGAAGACAACAGGAAGCAGAGGAGGATGAAGCAAGGAGGAGAGAAGAATCTAGAAGGCAGCAGGAGGAAGAAGCAAGGAGacaagaggaagaagaggaggaaacAAGGAGAAGTGAAGAAGAGGAGGCAAGAGAGGCAGAGAGGAGAAGGCAAGAGGAAGCTGAAAGACAAGAAGAGGAAGCTAGGAGACAAGAGGAAGAAGCAGAAACAAGAAGGCAGCAGGAGGAGGAAGAAGCAAGGAGACAAGAGGGAGAAGAGGAGGAAGCAAGAGGAAGTGAAGAGGAGTCGGCTAGAAGACAGGAGGAAGAAATGGAAAGGAGGCAtcaggaagaagaagaagaagaagaagaagaagaaactaaaGAAGAGGACAGGGGCCGACATGAACTGATCAGGAGAAGAACATTCCTCAACGTAGCATGA
- the LOC132045484 gene encoding histone H2AX-like, with protein MSPNMPSITATKSVGGRGKTSKATKSISRSHKAGLQFPVGRIARFLKKGRYAQRVGSGSPVYLSAVLEYLAAELLELAGNAARDNKKNRIIPRHIQLAVRNDEELSKLLGSTTIANGGVLPNIHQNLLPKKISKGKEIGSVSQEF; from the coding sequence atgtCGCCAAACATGCCTTCAATAACAGCAACAAAATCCGTAGGTGGTCGAGGAAAAACCTCAAAAGCAACAAAATCAATCTCAAGATCTCATAAAGCAGGTCTTCAATTCCCCGTTGGTCGAATTGCTCGGTTCTTGAAAAAGGGTCGTTATGCTCAGCGAGTTGGGTCAGGTTCACCCGTTTATCTCTCAGCGGTTCTTGAATACCTCGCTGCTGAATTATTGGAACTTGCTGGCAATGCTGCGAGAGATAATAAGAAGAATAGGATTATTCCGAGGCATATACAACTTGCTGTGAGGAATGATGAGGAATTAAGCAAGTTGTTGGGATCTACTACCATTGCTAATGGTGGGGTTTTGCCTAATATTCATCAGAATTTGCTTCCTAAAAAGATTAGCAAGGGGAAAGAAATTGGTTCTGTTTCACAGGAATTTTAG